A segment of the Manis javanica isolate MJ-LG chromosome 17, MJ_LKY, whole genome shotgun sequence genome:
ATTTTAAGGATGGGTAAACTAAGGCCCGGAGAGAGTAAAACAGTTGCTCAGGGCCAGTGAATATCAAGATTTAAGACCTGTGTCTCCGGAGATAGGCCGGCAGAGGAGGGAATCCAGGGACGGAAGTGGGGCAGGTGGTACATGGGAGGTTGGGAGGGGGAGGGACAGCAGCCGGGGAACCAGAGCAAGTCCCGTCCCCCTACCTGCCAGGAGCGCGACGACCAACGCAGCCCACAGAACCTTCATCTTCCGGCCTGCGATTGGTTCGTCTGGGGGAGGGAGATATTGTCAATCAACAGCCAGTGGTTACTCCTCCCACCCAGAGCCCCGCCAACCCGTCCAGGCCTTCAAAGCCATGCCGTCGCTCCACATCTGCACCAGGCTAATCCAATCACAAACATTTACCACACGGCCCCTCCACTGGCTATTTAACTCCCTCATTGTCTTCTATCTCCTCTGCCAAAATTCCATCCCCCTCCCCCAGGGTTCAAATTCCACTGACCCGCCTGGACTTCCCTGTAAGCCCAGCTGGGCTTTCTAAATTAAGATTTTTACGTTCCTCATTCTACCTCCACATTCTAAGGCCAGTTTCATACGTAAACTCCTCCTTCACACATTAgctaatttaatcctcatttaGAAATCTCCCTTCAGTCGACGCTCTAGCCACTGCGCTGCCTGAGCCTCCAATGAACGGATATCTGAGTACGAGGGGGCACTCAGTAGGTGCTCAAGGACGGTGACAATTCATGGACTTTTGCTGTGGCTCACCCGGGTCTTCCTACAGGTCCTGCGGCTACCCCTCCCCACCGGCTGAGACGGACGCCCCTGCGGCCCGCCCTTCCCCGACGTCTAGTCCCCTCAGCCAATCTCACCGCCCTGCCCACCCCGCTCTTCTTCTCCCCTGATCCGTTGTAGGACAGtcacctcctctcctccagcctgtCCCCCACAGACGCCCTGGGGTGGTCTCTGTGCCCCAGATTACCTCTCACCAAGTCCTGGAAATGTGCGTCCTTGGCCTTTGCTGGAGTTGAGTAAGACTGAAGAATCCCAGACTGTCCAGTTATAAGGCTACCCCCCCGCCCCGCCCACTCCACCAGGGCTGCGGGCAAGCTGGGCCAGCCCCAATCACGAGGTGGGCTGTTCTCCCCCTTCACACACAGCAGGGAGGGGGAAAAGGAGGTGGCGGTTGGAGGCCCTGTGACCCCCCAGCCCCCACGAAGGAGGTGACATCTCACCCAGCAACTCAGGCGCCCTCCTGCATTCTGGGGAGCTGGGTATGGAAGCGAAGGGGCAGGCAGCTGGGGCTCCAAAATCCTGGGTCAGAGGAAGGTGGGGCTGGAGGTCCAGACAGaagaatgggaagggaggggacatTGTAATGCATCCGCTAAAAGCCTAGGTTTTGAGAGTGAACTCGGTTTTAATCCTGGCTCCCTTTTTGGATGTGACCTTAGGCACAGGCGAGGGCCTCTCTTGAGGCCCCATTAcctatttgtgaaatgaaatCCAGCACTTTCCCCTAACGCATCGTGGATCCCAGGGGTTATGCACGTACCGTGCCTTCCACCAGGGCTTGAAGCATTCCTGCTGCCCAGTTGGGAGGGCGGACTCTGGAACCCAACTATCCGGGCTTAAATCTGGCTCTGCTATTTGCCAGCTGTTTCCTAAGGCAAATGACCTAGCCTCTGAACACCCAGTTTCTTGGTCCACAAAACCCGGGAAATTGCTGCATTTACCCCATCGTTTGGTGATGCAACAAGCTACTGTATGTTTGAAGTACCAAGAACagtccctggcacacagcaggtccTGTTAGAGCCATCTGCTGCGGAATGTTCAGTCACCCTCCTACAGTCTGCTTATGTGAGTCCTGGCTTTCGACAATtgaaaaactgaggttcagagctgAAGCCACACAGGAATGGCTGGAGGAGCTGGGATTTTCTGGTCCCTCCAGGGTATGCAGGGCTCCTGAGCTGCTGGGCGAGATGTCACCTCCTTCATGGGGGCTGGGGGGGTCACAGGACCTCCAACCGCCACCTCCTTTTCCCCTCCCTGCTGTGCGTGAAGTGGGGAGAACAGCCCACCTCGTGACTGGGGATGGCCCAGTCGGCCTGCAGCCCTGGTGGAGTCTGGTTAGTGTCTTCCACAGGGTCAGCAGAGGTCCCAGGAGGGGGAGCCCCGGTGTCAGCCAGGGTCAGGCTTGTTTGCTTTGGCCCTCCTGGCAGGGAGCGGGGTCGGGTGGCTTCTCTGGCTAACAAGGGATCTCTGCCCTGCAGCGCCCCCAGCCCGTGTACATGGGGGTTGGGGGGCGGCAGTTTCAGTTCCTGTCTGGTGTGTCTGAAGTATGTTTACGTGCGCCCTAGGTGGTGAAACTTACAGCCCCTTTCCAGCTTCAGCTGACTGAGGCTTGGGGGACCCGGCCCCACCCTGACGCCCAGGCACCCTAGAGCTGAAGCCTTCTCTCCTGCAACTTGCAGAAATGGGATTCCGAAGCCTTTCCAGTGTTTGAATCCTTGGTGAAATTTGAGAGGCCTGACCTTTCCATCAGAAACAAGTCCTTACACCTCATCACCCCCCTGCCTCTTCTGGAATCCAGAAAATCGCAGCTTGTGCTCCATCTCTTGTGCACTCAAGACAGCGTCCCTGTTGCTTCAGCTTGCAGGGACAAAGTCCTCTGCAGCCACTGGCCAGGCCAAGCTGGGTAAGTGACCCCAAGACCGCAGCCTCCTGGTGGGGGAAGCCTGAAGTCCCCGGCATAAGTCATCGGGACCATGTGCGATCCTGGGCCAGGCCCTTGCCCTCCCAGCTGGACAGGATGTGGTGTTGTTCAAGGTGCCAGCCCTGCAGCGCCTCCTACTGGCCGCTGTGGAAAGGCTGGGCTGGAAGGAATGGGCAAAGGGACCAGATATCCTTAGGAAAACAGGCTTCCCATTCCactttttttcatgtatattttttgttgttttttttttctttttctgtaaaatgtccTGGTTCTTCCATAACTTATAAACATGATTCATACCGAGGGGTGGGTGGAGAAGTGGGCAGGCGCGGGCTGACTGGGGATGGGGAAGCTCCTCTTCTGACCACTCAGGGCCGGGCCAGGGCCCTCTGTGGGCATGGGATGTTCCAACACCTTCCTGAGGCTGTCTGGCCACCTCTGCCCCCCGTGCTCCGAACTGGCATGCCCCTCGATTCTGGAATCCCTCTGGGACCCCAAGCCCACTGGACACACTGCCCCTGTGCTCTGAATCCTGAAGCGTCTGTGGTTCCAGAGTCCCCCTGTCAGTTGCTGGGGGTCCCCTCCTTTCCACTGCCCCCCGACCCccgaggagggagggaagggagggggaggggggctcAGGTCTCCCCTCCttggctggggagggggagggggggtcTGGAGTAAGGGCGTGGAAGGCAGAGGCCAGGAGGAGCTCAGCCGATGGTGAGGCCGAAACCGCACTGAAACTTGTTCTTTCGGTGATTCAGGAAGGCCCCAAGGGCCAGCGACAAAGGCAGGGGTGGGAGCTTCTTCTCCAGTGTGGCGCCCACAATCCAGTTACTGTCCACGGAGCCTGTGGGCAGACAGCTGTGGTGAGAGTCATGTGCTGGCATCCCGTGTCCCCATGGAGTCACACTCCAGGCCACCTCAGGTACCACGGGTCAGCCCACTGGCTTCTAGACCTCTGACCACGCTCTTCCTGCCCCCAGAACCTCTTCTTGTACCCCTAGCTCTTCAGCCCTGGGAACACTGACATTCCTTCTCCCCCTTAGCCAGCAGCTCGGCCGTCCCTCCCCTCCAGAAACCCATCTGCCACCCCACGGGCTCTCTCGTCCCAGTCATGTCCCACCAGATTGTCCCTCTCCAGGGATGGGTCTGTCCCCTGCACTGTGAAGACAGGGCCCAGTCACTGCTATCTCCAGTACCCTGGATGCAAggctgggcacagagcaggtaCTCAGTGTCTGCTGGGTAAAGGCTGAACTCTCAAGGGAACGGGGCACCAGAGCCTCACAGATGAGCAAGTGCGTGCAGCTGTCCCTATGCGGCAGAAAGGGGTGTCAGGCGCTTCATGGGAGCAGAGAAGCCACAGAGCTGGAACTCAAACCCAGCCTCTGATACCGGGCTGACTGCAGTGAGGGGTCAACAGGCTGCCTCAGAGGCAGATAAATCCCTGGGCCTGGTCACTGCCTTTTGGAGCCCTGCCCCAGGCTGACTGCAGCAGCCTTCTGGGGCGGTCTCTACACACCTCAAGCCTGAGAACCACCGAGACCCAAGAAGAAAGACTTGAGACTGGACATTGGGACTAGAGTTAGTCAGCCTGGGAGGAGGTTCTGGATCAGGCTGTGACCACACAACCTCCAGGCGCCTGTTTCCCCTCACGTGAGATGAGGGGTGGGCTGGACACGCTCTAGGCTGCATTGCACCCAGTGCAGGGAGCAGGACAGGGCCAAGGGCTCAGGCGAGGAGGCAATGTGGTGGGTGTGCAGCTCTGGGCCCTGGCACCCACCTTGACAAGCATCCCAAGTAATTTGGAGGCCCACAAAAGTCCCTGGCACGCTGGGCTCTATCACCTTCTTTGGCCTTCACACCCACTCTGGGCTGAGTTACCTCTCATCTGTTTTCCAAGGAGGGAAATGAAGGCCTGTACCTTTGAAGAGGAGGTTGGCTTTGGGCAGGTCCAGCTGGTACCCAAAGGAGACACTGGTGTCCTGCATCCTTGTGCTGGCCTCAAACTCCACACCCACCTGGAGCTAGAGGGGCCAGGGCAACACACAAGACTCAGCTTCCCAAGCTGAACTCCCGGGCACAGCAGCCCAGGGCAACAACCCATGCCTGGACAGTGCACGCCTGTGGCCACTCCCTGGACTAGCTCACCTGGTCACTGGCTTTATGGTAGTATGTTGCATGCATGCTCGCCTGGCCCAGCGTTACTGTCGCCAACCAGTTGTTCACTGTAAAAGAGCAGGGTGGGGTATAGGGACAGGTTACCAAGGGGACTTGGGCATTTGGAACACAGGTCCCCTTCCTCCCTTAGCCCCAGgagtcccagcccccagccctgactCCTACCCTGGGGCCCCAGGCTCACATGTGTATTTCCCAGCTAGAGACATGACAgtgccctcctccccaggccgCCGGTGGTAGATCAGCTCTCCGCCCAGGGCCAGACATGGCGTGATGCTCTGGAGGTAGTGGGCCACGAGGATTCCTGCAGACAAGATGGCATGGTGTTACCCTGGCTTGATGGTTGGTTTCTGCTCAGCCAGGCTGCCAGGCCAGACTCCTGCTCCAAGCAGCCTTCCAGGCTTGCCTCTGCTGGAGGCTCAGGGCCTGTCCTCAGGCCTCCCACACGGGCTCCCTGCTCAAGCAGTTCACAGCGGGCTCTGAGGTCAGTCTCCCAGGCCCTGTGGGACCCCATCTGGTCTGCACAGCCCTGTGAGGCCAGCAATCATTCACTACCATTTAGAGGACTCCAGAGGCTGAGGGAGTCACTCACCATGGTCACAAAATGTGTCAGGGGCAGAACCcaggcctccccacctcccaagcCTGGGCTCTAAACCACTCTGCTGCTGGGAGAGGCAAGAGGGTGGGGTCAGTGAAGATACCCCCAGCGGCCCGAgtctgggtttaaatcccagccTGACTGCTTTCTGGGAGAGTAACCGTGGGCCAACAGTGTCACTCCTCTGCAAACAGAACCAAGCCTACAGGAGGGGATATGGGGGCAGTACCCGCGGTGTGCCCTGTGCTCAGTGATCGCTGCGACCCGCCAGGCTGAGGCCTGCGTCCTGGCAGTTAAGGGGGGCCCCGAGGCCCCCGTGTTGGCTAAGAAGGGACTCTCCAAGACCAAGGACCGAGGTGCACCCATGCCCATATGCCTATCTTTGGAGCCTAGGAGAGGAGACACCACAAACCAGATTGTACAGGAGGGcaagaagcaggaaggaagagagTGGGCAAGGCAGAGGGAATGACAGGGAAAGTAAAAACACGGCACACCTCTGTAGAGAAATGGACCCATAATCATAAATGTAGGGACGGAGGGACCTACGGGCAGACTGAGCACAGACAGGCTTACGAGGTCACAACACAGCCCGAAAGAGGAAGACCCGAGGGAAGGGGAGGGCGGGAGCACGGAGTGCAGAGGCGGGCAGGAGTGAGGACAGGGTCCGGGTCGGCTGGGGCCGGCCCCTGGGCGTTCCTTCCCCTAGCAAACAGGTGCCACGAATCACCTCCTCAAGCCAGAAGTTAAACCACTACCAGTACACCTCTGGCCAGGCTCTTCAACTCATCCAACGGATGCGGAAACAGGCCCACGGAAGGTAAAGTAACCGCCTGGAGGCATTGAGAGATGGGGCCTTCAACTTGGAGTCTCTGGCCTCTCAGCTCTGGCAGCTATTGGGACCGAGGGGCCCCTGACCATCTCtcgccctccctcctctctctggggCCTGCCCTGTCCCCTGCTCGCCAGCCCTGGCCTCCGCCCATCTCACCTTCTCCAAGCAATTTCATGAGCAGAAAACAGAGACCTTATTAAAAGCATACATCTGACCCTGTCCTTCCCCTGCCCAGAACCTGCCATGGCTCCCCAGTGCCAAGGAGACCCCACTCCTCACAGTATAGCTGCAAGTCCCTGTGTGGCTCAGCGCTAGCTTCAAGCTGAAGTTACTTCCTCTTCCCGGACACAGCCGGCCATGCTTGCCTCTAAACAGCAGGAGCACACGGAGCCCTCTCCCCTCAGGCCTGGGCACACGCTGCAccttctgcctgcctgcctgccgtACCCTTCCCTTTCCTTGGTTGACCAACTAAATACTTGCACCTGAGGACTTCCTGGATTTGGCTACTTCTTCCCAGCATGCCCGACTGGAGCTGCCATCGACCCGGGACCATGGCAGCTGCTCCCAccctggcctccctgcttccacccttGCCCCTTGCAGTGGCATAGGACACAGAAGCCACTGGGAACCTGGGAAAACTAATGTCAGCACTGGGTCTCTACTGTATCTGAGTCTCTCTCCTGGTCCCTACATGCCCGGCAGAACCTGGCCTGTTCCCACACTGCACCCCATTCTCTCTGCTGCCCAAGCACATTCCCTGGGCCTCTGGCCTGTGCCCACCCTGGCATGGGGTGGACTTCCTGCGGGAGCTTATTCATCCCACTAGCTCCTCGCAGGCTTTTTTCTGGCACCCCTTACCCCTTCCTGTACCTCCTTCTCCTGAACATGCCGCTTCTCCTGCTTACATCCAGACCACCCCCCCACACCACGGCATATGGGCTCCCCGAGGCAGGGGCTTTGTCaggaccagtggttctcaaccaggggctGTTTCTACAGCGTCTGGAGCAGCGAGGAAGAGCCCAGAGTCTAAAACTGTGGGAAGGAAAAGAGTGTGAGTGAGAGGTCTGTGAGAGCAAAGACAGAGCTGTGGGCAACGGGCAGAGTCCAGGACGTGCGAAGGGAGACCTTCTTCCGGGCCTGTCTCCCACACCTGCTGCACAGCAGAGAGGTCTCGGCCAGACACCCCCGGCCCCCGCTCACCTCGGGCCCACATCAGGTGTCCCTGGGTAAGTTGGCAGAAGCAGATGGCAGGCACCCAGGGCAGCTGCTCAGGTGGGGCCAGCACTGGAGAGGAAGGTGGTTCTTGGCCCCGGCCAGGTAGGACCAtctccctgccctccacaccCCAGGTGCTCAGAACGAAGCAGGGGCTCCAGAGGAGATGCGTCCATGGGGAGGGAAGCAGGTAAGAACACGGGCTGTTGGATTTGGCTGCAACTCCAattccagctcctgctttttgGCCGTATGATCCTGGGTGCTCACTTTCACCTTTAGCCCTTGCTTTCCTCATCAGTGAAATGGGGGCCATAAAAACAGACACCTCTGCCCATCATGGGGGGCCATGGACACCCAACAGGGTGAACTCTAGTCATGCAGCTAGCCCTGCACTTGGGGCTGAACAAGGCTCTCCCACTGAATCCTTCAGGAGGTGGTCACTGCTTCTGTGCCCTtgtgacagatgaggaaactgaggcttggaggggTGGAGTCACCTGGGTCCTGAGTCAGAGGTGTCAGTGGCAAATTACTCATGCTTAGCACTGACGTGGACCCAGCAGGCCCTGTTTCTATTAGGATGATGCTGGTGTTTCCAGAGGCTACTGGTGCCAGAGGGAAGAGCCTGGACTCCAGAGTCTGAAATGCTGGGTGTCCTTGGGGAAGAacttgccctctctgggcctcagtaaGATGGGGATAACAGCAGCAcccacctcacagggctgttcAGAGAATGCAATGAGCTATTCCCCTCACTGCTCTATCCCCAGTGCCTAAGGTGACTGGACAGGATGAGTATCACACACTTAGGGCCTGAAGAGGGGCAAGAGGTAATCAAGGGAACCTGCCACTAGTAGCACCGAGGCCACTGTTCAGCATTTCCTGAGCCCCTACTCTTTCCAGGCACACAGGTCCAGGCACTGGGCATAAAGCAGTGAGTAAGGGAAGCAAGTTCCTGCCCTGACAGAGCTGATGTTCTAGCGGGGGAGATGGGTGATCGGAACAAGACGACTTCAGAGGAAGTGCCACAAAGAGCAGAGGGTGGGGTGACGCAGTACGAGAACACGTGCGTCGCTCCAGGTGGGGCTGGTCTCCTCGCTGCGGTGATGCGTGCCCAGAACTCATTCACTCAGCCACAGCAAGACCTGGAGCCTGGTTCCCAGCAGGAGGCAGCAGGTGGAAAGGCCCTCTGGGAGAAGGCCTGTCCCCTGGCTTTGGTGGCATGGCCCTTCCTGCTCTCCACACCTTTCCGTGGCCCCCCTCCTCAAAGAGCCGAAAGGAGATCCCTGCTCCGAGAAGTCTCCCTCGCACTGGCAGGCAGAAGGCTCTCCCCCGGCACCCCAGGGACTCCAGCTGATGGACTTCACAGACTCACTCCCTCAGCACGCACTCCCAGGAGCCGGCTCTCCACCACAGGAAAGCAGGGTCAGCAGCCCATCCTTCCAGCTCTTCAGCCAAGGCCTAGTCACCCAGACTCCTCTCCCTCATCTCCCATGGTCAGCCCTTCCGCAGAGCCCATCGGCTCCTTGCACTGCCCCTACGGTGGAACCCCTTATCGTCCGTTCTCCACATGTCCACGTCAGGGGTCCTTGTTAGAAGCTAAGTCAGAACCTGTCTGTGCCTCTCGTGCTCAAAACTCTCCAGTGGCCCGACTCAGCCAGAGTAATGGTTGATGTTCTCGAGAGCCTTATGTGACCTGGCCCCATTAGCTCTCTGACTTCTATCACTCTCTCTCCTCCTCGATGTTCCTGTAAAGGGCCCTGCCTCAGTGCCTTGGCACTTACTGTTGTTCCCTCTGGCTGAAAAGCTCTCCTCCCACCTGTCTGCTTGGCACCTTCGTGCACATCCTGTCTTTGTTCAAGTATCACCTATGTCAAGAGGCCTTCTCTGAGGACCCTCCCTCCCCAAGGCCCTAATCTTTCCATACAGCCCCCAGCACCTCACATCTTTTCTACACGTGCTGTCTTAAACCTGGATCTACCTCCACTGGAATGGAAGCTCCCAGAACAAACTTAATTCTCTCTGTTCACTGCCTAATTCTCAGTGCCTGGAATACACATAGTATGCATTCAATATTCACGATGAATGTAGAGAAATCCAAAACAGACACCCAGAGACCACTCCCACTGCTAATGGAAGGGGGAACCAAGAGAGACTAGAAGTACAGACAGAAACCGCGAAGTCCTGTCCCCAGCCAACCTGAACAGGCTGACTTGTCAGCCTCCATCTCAAATACCTGCCACCCTGCACCTGCACACGGACCCTGCCGGGGGTCCACTCTGTGTGCCACAACTACCCCAGAGCCTTCTGGGTAATAAGGGCAGCTCATATTATTGCCACCTGAGGTCAGCAGGGACAGCCCTATTGGAAATAATACCTTTCTTTGGGACCTGTTACCTGCCTCATGCTATTAGCAGCTTTGCACATGGAAGAACTTATATGACCTATTCAACAATGCTGCAAGACAGCCCAATTTtacagagggggaaactgaggcccacagacgTGATGGAACCTGCCTGCGATTGCAGGAAAgccagcagcagggctggggtTTAAACCTACTTTCTCATCCATGATGCTCTGTTGCCTGACACTGCAAACTCACACCTGCCCCTGACCGATTTTCAAATGGTAGCAAAGGAGGTCCAGAGAAGAGAAGGGACTGAATTTGCTGGTAAAGCTGAGACTGGGGTCTGACCAACCTCCCAGCCCTGTGCGTCTTACCTGAACCCACCAGGACATCTGGGTTCCCCAGGGTGATGGCTGCTGTGAAGTCAGAACCCCGGTATTCCCCATCCACCTGCCAGTTCACAAACTTTGACTGCTGGGTCTGTGGGGGAAAGGGGGGAGTGTGAAGGCAGCCTGGGGCTCAGGGTGGCACGGGGCAGTTGACTTGACTCCCACTCACCTGGATGGCCACCTTGGACCTGAGGCCGGGGCCCAGCTGATGAATGGCTTGAGCGTTGAGGCTGCCGCTATTGTCCATGTCACCCACCAGCACAGGGAATGCCTGTGGGGCAGAGGGCACGGTTAGAGCCAGGTGCCCAGTGTTAGGGAAGTCTATGAATGATGGGTGGAGGTGAGAAGCCTGGGATCAGAAAGCCTCAGACTGAGGttccctcttccaggaagccctccttgacCACCTAGGCTTAGTCAGGCTCTGGGCTCCCACAGCCTTCAGGTTCCCCACTTGGGCCCTGCCCACCCTGGAATGTTACTCTCTGGGGACaggtctgttttctctctctctttctactagactgtgagctccgtGGCTGTTTCAGTCACTGCTATGTCCCCAGTACTGCCCACAACAGGGCTGGGCACAGAATGGGAGCACAGTAaagatttgttgaataaatgaatttactgGAATAGATAAGATGAGACCTAATTCAGTCTCCCACTCCTCCTCTATCCTGCCCCAGCCTCCTTGTAGGCCTCCAGCTTTGTCTTGGCTCCCTGAACCTAGCCTCTGCACAAGCAGCCTGAGGGAAATTTCTAAAGCAGAAACCTGATCACGTCTTTCCCTTGTTCAAATCTTTCCATGGCTCTACAGCGCCCTCTAGAGAGAATCCAAATGCCCAGTTTAGCATTCAAAGCCCACCATGGTCTATATAGCCCAGCCTGTCTACTCTGGGTCATCACTGTCTGCTGATCCTGGGGTGCTCACCCCAGTGTCTACAGCCTTACGGGAAGGGGCAAGGAGCAGAGCTGCAGGATGAAGGAATGACCCCTGCCCCGAAGACCCTTGGAGAGACACAGCCCCACCTCCCTACCCCCTCAGCAGCTCTGACTTCCTCCTGACAAAGCCTCCCCAAACTGTTTGGTTACATATTTGTTAAAAGAAAGACACGatgcagtgactgtaatggggtatgtgggggggacttgataatagggggagtctagtaaccataatgttgttcaagtaattgcacattaacgataccaaaag
Coding sequences within it:
- the TOMM40 gene encoding mitochondrial import receptor subunit TOM40 homolog isoform X2, with the protein product MGYVGRGAGGGGGGSGFGCAWRTGWVRSPGREQAVPQVTMGNVLAASSLPAGPPPPPPAPALVGLPPPPPSPPGFTLPPLGGGLGAGAGAGRGSERTPGPAAASAAGTAADGACGCLPNPGTFEECHRKCKELFPIQMEGVKLTVNKGLSNHFQVNHTVALSTIGESNYHFGVTYVGTKQLSPTEAFPVLVGDMDNSGSLNAQAIHQLGPGLRSKVAIQTQQSKFVNWQVDGEYRGSDFTAAITLGNPDVLVGSGILVAHYLQSITPCLALGGELIYHRRPGEEGTVMSLAGKYTLNNWLATVTLGQASMHATYYHKASDQLQVGVEFEASTRMQDTSVSFGYQLDLPKANLLFKGSVDSNWIVGATLEKKLPPLPLSLALGAFLNHRKNKFQCGFGLTIG
- the TOMM40 gene encoding mitochondrial import receptor subunit TOM40 homolog isoform X1, producing the protein MGYVGRGAGGGGGGSGFGCAWRTGWVRSPGREQAVPQVTMGNVLAASSLPAGPPPPPPAPALVGLPPPPPSPPGFTLPPLGGGLGAGAGAGRGSERTPGPAAASAAGTAADGACGCLPNPGTFEECHRKCKELFPIQMEGVKLTVNKGLSNHFQVNHTVALSTIGESNYHFGVTYVGTKQLSPTEAFPVLVGDMDNSGSLNAQAIHQLGPGLRSKVAIQTQQSKFVNWQVDGEYRGSDFTAAITLGNPDVLVGSVLAPPEQLPWVPAICFCQLTQGHLMWARGILVAHYLQSITPCLALGGELIYHRRPGEEGTVMSLAGKYTLNNWLATVTLGQASMHATYYHKASDQLQVGVEFEASTRMQDTSVSFGYQLDLPKANLLFKGSVDSNWIVGATLEKKLPPLPLSLALGAFLNHRKNKFQCGFGLTIG